CTCACCTACCGAGACGGCGTCAGCATCGGCGTCGAGGCGCTGTGCAAGGCGGCGGGGGTGTCGAAGCGCTCCATGTACCAGCTGTTCGAGAGCAAGGACGAACTCCTGGCAGCAAGCCTGAAGGAGCGCGCCTCCGCCTACGTGGCGACTCTCCTGCCCGCGGCGGACGACGGCGGCCGGTCACCCCGCGAGCGGATCCTGCACGTCTTCGAGCAGGTGGAATCACAGGCCGGCGCCCCCGAGTTCCGCGGCTGCCGGTACCTGGCCGTGCAGATCGAACTCAAGGACCAGAGTCACCCCGCGAGCCGGGTCGCCCATCAGGTCAAGGCGAACCTGACCGCCTTCTTCCGCGCCGAGGCCGAGCAGGGCGGGGCGGGCGATCCCGATCTGCTGGCCCGGCAGCTCAGCCTGGTCTTCGACGGCGCCAGCGCCCGCGCGGGAATCCAGGCCGACAACCTGACCGGGCTCATCGCACCCACGGTAACCACCCTGCTCGACGCGGCAGGCGTGCGCTGACGCATCGCCCGTCCAGAAAACTCCCTCACCTCCCGGCACCCGAGGGAAGCCCGATGGCCGTAAGCGTGTTGCCGAGCATGCCGCAAGCGAAGAAGCTTGCGGTCTCGTCGGCATCGGCGCCCAGCGACAGGTGCACGGTTTCCCAGATCCTCATCCAGCCGGCCCGGACGACCTCACCGATCAGGTCATCGCCCTGCGCCTCGGCGGCCGCCCTCTCGAAAGCCAGGCGGGTGTCGTCCATGCTCCGCACCAGAGCGGCGACGAAGATCGCCTTCTAGTCCGGGAAGAGCCGGAAGAGATACGGCTGCGTGACGCCCACCCGCTTGGCGATCGCCGCGGTGGAGGTGCCGTGGTAGCCCGTGCGCGCGAACTCGGCGATCGCCGGTTGACGGGGCCGAGGAGCACACCTTTCTGATCAGGGGCGGAGGTAGGGCGGATCACCTGCTCGTCGCCCTTCACCAGCCGGCGGACGAGCTCCCTGCGCTGTCGACGAAGTCGTACCGCAGGACCGGCGCGTACTCGGGGTAGCGCCTCGGGGGTGGCGTATTCGATCAGCGACTTGTGCGTTCTCTGTAGCGTCCGTCCGGACGTGGTGCGCGTCATTGCACTCGGCGCGCACAAAGTGGGGGGGAGGCTTGGTCCGCATCACCATCGGTTCTGACGAGCAGGACGACACCGGCGGAGTTCCGGCGGGAGGTGGAGGCGCTCAGTCTCCAGAGCCGTGGCGAACCAGGCGCGAGGGATCATCGAGCTCGCGCTGGGCCAGAATCGCAGCGCTGAACCTTGCGGTGGCATACGCCACCTGGCGTGCGGCGCGTCCTTCCGCGCCCGCGGTGACCATGGTCACCGCGTACTGCTCCGAGCAGCTCGCGCGGGCGACAGCGGTGCCCAGCAGGTCCGGAGACACGGGCAACCCCGGCAAGGGACTACAGACGCCGGCACCGGCACGGCGGCGAACGCCGGCACGTCGGGCAACGGGAATCCCGGCAACGGCCCCGGGAGCGCCGGCAATACGGCCCGCAACGGCCAAGCAAGCGGCAGGAAGGGCGAGTAGCGCCCGCGCCCATCGGCCGGACCGCTCGCCGTTCGCGGCGTGACGGTCTCGTTCGCCCGTCGTGGTGCCCGCGTACCTCACGTGAGCCGGTACGAAGCATGTTCCTGTGACGCTTGCGGCGTCCATTTCGATCTGTCGGTCATGCACAGGAAGCATGAGAGATGGCGGAGATGTGACGTCCTTCCCCGGACGCGGCGGAGGTGATGAATCCCGGAGGTTTCGGGTGCGACCGTTCACCCTCAACTACGCCCGCTCCAGGGCGCTTCCGACCATGGTGACGCCCTACCGATTCGACGAGTCGCTTCAACTGACGGCAACACCGGGCCCGTGACTTCAGAAACAGTTCGTGGTTCATCGGCCGGCGATGACGACCTGCCCCCTCCGGCGCTCGGCGCGGAGTACGGCGCGGGCCGCCGCGAGAATTTCCTCGTCCGTTTCCACGCCGGAGCCCGTCAGGACGTGGATCAGCCGGGTGTGCCACACATCGGGATCCGCCTCGTACGCGTCCAGTACGCGTACGGCGTAGCCACCCACACCGTTGCCGCCGCCGGTCCCGCCCAGCCGTCGGCGGACCGCCACCCTGAGCGTGGTGTACAGGTCGTGGACGGCTCCGCGTACGGAATCCGTGAGTCCGGGCGCCGCCCCTGTGGCCAGCGCGACGGCCACCAACTCCACTTCGGTCACGGGACCCCCTTCAGTTGTGCGGGTTGTGCGATGTCATGGCCCTCACCATGGCCGGGGGTGCTGCAATGACGATGAATTTCCGATGGTGTGCGGAGGCGGAGGCTTCAGGTGGACGGCGGATCTCCAGAGCTGCTGCGGTTCGAGGTGCTCGGACCGTTACGGGCATGGCGGGGCGGAACTCCAGTGGATCTGGGACCCGTCAAGCGCCAGACCGTGCTGGCCGCGCTGCTGCTCCGCCAAGGGGCCGTGGTCGGCCATGACCAACTGCTCGACTCGGTGTGGGGTTCGGAGCCGCCCGCGGGTGGTCGCAAGGTGTTGCCGACTCACGTCAACTCGCTGCGCAGGGCGCTCGATCCGGAAGGCACCCGGCCCACGGAGTCGGTGATCCGCAGCGGCAAGGGCTGGTACCGCTTCGTGGCCGAGGGCGTCCGGCTCGACACGGCGGACCTGGCCGAGCGGGCCGACGAGGCGCTGCACACCCTGGCGTCCGGCGACCTGGCCACCGCGACCGACCAGTTCGCCGCTGCCGTCGAGCTGTTCCGGGGAGAGCCCCTGGCCAACCTGCCGGGACCCTTCGCGCAGGGCGAGCGGCGGCGGTTGCTGGAGCGTCGGCGGGTGCTCCGACAGGAGCGGCTCAAGTGCCTTCTTCTGCTACGGCGGTTCGGCGACGCCCTCGACGACTTCGACGGCCTGTCCGCGTCCGACCTCTACGACGAGTCCCTGGTGGCCCTGCGCATGCGGGCCCTGTACGGCGTCGGACGTCAGGCGGAAGCGCTCAAGGCCTATGAGGGCATGCGCCGACGACTGCGCGACGAACTCGGAACCAGTCCCCGTGAGGAACTTCGCCGGGTGCACGAAGCGGTGCTGCGCCAGGACGACACCTACCTCCTCCCTCCCCCGCCTCCTCCCCCCAAGCCACGCGAGAGCACTTCGAGCGCACCCGCCGAACTGCCCCATGACGCGGCGGGGTTCGCCGGCCGAACCGACGAACTCGTCAGACTCCACCGGCTGCTTCCATCCGAGCGGGAGCCGGGACGGGCGGGCACCGTGGTCATCTCCGCCATCGGCGGCGCCGCCGGCATCGGCAAGACCGCGCTGGCCGTGCACTGGGCACATCAGGTACGCGACCGTTTCCCTGACGGCCAGCTCTACATCAACCTGCACGGCTTCGACTACGACCGCAGCCCCCTCGAACCCGGCGAGGCCCTTGAACTGCTGCTGCGCAGCCTGGGGCTCGCGGCGTCGGAGATCCCCGCGAACCACGAGGCCCAGGGCCGTGTGTTCCGGACCCTGCTGGCAGGCCGGCGCATGTTCGTCCTGCTGGACAACGCGGCCTCCGCCGAGCAGGTACGTCCGCTGCTCCCGGGCAGCGCGACCTGCTGCGTCGTCGTCACCAGCCGCAACCGCCTCGGCGACCTCATCGCCCGCGACGGGGCCCACGCCCTGCGTCTGGACCTTCTTCAGCCGGACGAGGCCCGCGCACTGCTGAGCCGGGCCCTCGGTGCGGACCGGGTCGACGCCGACGACATGGCCGTAGACGAGCTGATCCGGTTGTGCGGCAGTCTTCCGCTGGCCCTGCGCGTGGCCGCTGCCAGGCTCGCGGGCGATCCGGCCCTGCGGACGGCTGACCTCGTCGCCGAGATGACCGAGGGCAACAGGCTGGAGGCACTGGAGCCGGACGGTGACGCCGGCTCTCCTTTGCGTACGGCCTTTTCGGTGTCGTATCGCGTCCTGTCACCCGGTGCGCGCCGACTGTTCCGGCTGCTCGGCCTGTTCCCGGGGGCGGAGTTCACGGTCGAGGCCGCGGCGGCTCTTCTTGACGTATCGCTGTCGCGGGCCCGGCGGCTGCTCGGTGCGCTGGCCGCGGCGCATCTGATCGAAGCCCCGACGGCGGGCCGGTACCGGTTCCATGATCTGCTTCGTGAGTACGCGCAGGAGCGTGCGCAGGTGGAAGAGGCGGTGGCGGATCGCGAAGCCGCGTTGAAACGCGTCCTGCTCCGGTACCTGCACACCACTCGTGCCGTCGCCGGCACCTGGCACTTCCCGGAACTGCCCGACGACCTCGCATCCGGTGATCAAGCGGGCTCGTTGTCGGCTACCGAAGCCGGACGGTGGCTGGAGGCCGAGCGGGCGAATCTGCTCGCCGTCATCAACCATGCCGCCCACTACGGTCCCCGCCCCGTCGCCTGGCACCTGGTCTCCGCACTGTTCGGCTACTTCTGGCTTCATCTGCCGCGGGCGACGTGGCAGGCCCTTGCACGGACTGCGCTGGACGCGGCCGTGGCCGAGGGCGACCTGTTCGGCCAGGCAGCCATGCACCACAGCCTCGCGGTGATCCAGTGGGACTGGGGTCATGTCAGGGAGGCGGCGGATCACAACACGCGCGAACTGGCGATCAGCCGGGAGCTCGACTGGCGGACAGGAAAGGCCGGTGCTCTGGGCGTCGGAGGCTTCTTGGAATGGAGCATGGCGCGTCTCGACAGAGCGCACGAGGGTCTCACCGCCGGTCTGCTGATCACCCGTGAAACCGGGAACCGTTACCTCGAAGCGTTCGGGCTGAACGGCCTCGGTATGGTCTCCCGGGACCTGGGCCGACTGCGGGAGGCCGCGGACCACCTCGAACTGGTCGTCCGCCGCAATGCGGGAATCAGCTGGTGGGACGACAGCCTGGCGTTGCAGATTCTGGGCTGGGTCTACTGGGAACTCGGCCGTCTCAGTGACGGGCTGCGCGTCCTCGGCCCCAAGGTGGCCACTGACGACCGGGGCGGATACCGCAACGGCCGCGCGATGATGCTCGATGCCGTCGCAAAGATCAACGTCGAACTCGGGCACCACGACAAGGCGTTGGCACAGACCGACCGCGCCCTCGCCATGGTGAGGGACCTGGGACGGCCCTGGATTCAGGCCGGCATCCTCAACACGGTCGCCGCTGCCCACCGACGTCTGGCCCACTTCGACCGCTCCCTCGATGCCGACACGCAAGCCCTCGCGCTGGCCCAGAAGGCAAGATTCAAACGAGCCGAGGCGGACAGCGTCCTGGGGCTGTCCCTCACCCACCAGCAGCTGGGCCACCACGAAGAGGCCCGCAGTCATGCCGAGCAAGCACTGTGCCTGGCCCGTGAGTACGGGTTCGGTGTGGTGGAGGGCCAGGCCCTGACCGTCCTGTGTCGCACGGCGGAGGCCGGGTCCGCGGACGCCGCAGCCGTCGCCCTCGGTCGAGAGGCCCTGGCCGTACACCGCGAAACCGGACACCGCCTCGGCGAAGCCCGCACCCTCATGGCCCTCGCCCGCGCCCACCGGAAGACCGACCCCGCTGCCGCCGAACTGATGAAGCGGCAGGCACGGGACATCTTCTCGGACGTCGGCGTACCCGAGACGGAGTACGAGGACCTCGACCGGTGACGCCTCCGCGGCCGAGCTCGTCAGTCCCGTTCACGCCGGAGCCAGGACACGTGCTCCGGCCCATAGCGGCAGGCGGAAGACCGAGTTCCGGGCGTCGCGGGCGGGCTCCATGCCGACCCCGCGCCGAAGGCACCGAAGTGGGGCACGACGTACTCCCAGACGACGTCGCCGTCCGGCGTGACCTCGAAGAGGCGGCCGAAGGGGCCTTCGACGGCTCTCCCACTCGGCGACGGTGCGCGGCGCGCCACCGAGGTGCTCGACGAAAGCGCGCGTGGCGGGAAGTGCGACGGAAGTACAACAGCAGGTCACTCCAAGGCCGTTCGCAGCGGTCGACGCTGTGGACAACGGCGGCCTGGCCCGTCACGCGTCGCTCGTCGGCTGCCTCTCCGAGTACGGAGTCCTCGACGCGCTCGAACTACCCGAGACCTGTGGCGCTGTGGTTGCCGCCGTCGGCCACCTCGGCCCGAAGCGCGTTGTCGGCGAGCGGAAGCGGCGGATAGCGGCAGCGAGATCAGCGATGAGCCTCCGCCCACTTGAGTGCTCACGCTGGTCGTGGGCAGGAGTCTGCGGAGGAGATCGGCTGTGAGAGAGGTCGGCTATGGCCCCGGCTCGGCGGGGTCGTGGGTGATCAGGTCTCCCGGCTGGCACCGGAGGACATCGCAGATCCTCGACAGGGTCGAGAAGCGGATGGCCTTGGCCCGTCCGTTTTTCAGTACGGACAGGTTGACGACGGTGATACCCACTTGCGCGGCCAGCTCGGTAAGGGTCATGCCGCGCTCGGCGAGAAGGCGGTCGAGGTGGATCCGGATCGCGTGAGGTTCCTCTTCGGACATCAGATGGTCCCTTCGAGGTCCTCTCGCATGCGCACGCCCTCGCGCATGATCTTCCCCATGATCACCGCGGCGAGGCCGGCGAGGACGAGCACCAGCGGCCCGGAGACCGCAGGGCCAGAACCGACGATCGGCGCCATGCTCCCGACGAGCCAGGATCGCGACCAGCCGGCGGTGAGGCCGGCCAGCGGCGTACCCACGGCGACGAACCAGCCGAGAACGGAGAGCCGTTGCGCCACCGCCTCGGTGAACGGCCCCTGCAGCAGGACGGCCTTCAGCAGTCGGGAGAAGAGCAGCAGCGCGAGCGCACCGAACAGCAGCCAGGGCAGTTCGCCCCCGAGATCGGCGGCGCGCTGCCCCACAGAGGGACTGTCCTGGCACAGGCGCGTGGCGCTGCTGGACACCTCCACGCCCGCGCCCACCGGCAGTGAGTCCGCCAGCGAGGCGTTGCGCCAGAAGTCCGTCTGCACGCAGACCGCCCCGTCGTCGAGCATGTGCGTGGCCCCCGTGCCTATGAAGGCGAGTCCGCAGAGCACCGCCAGCGCAGAGGTCACCGAGGCCAGGGCCCTCGTGAGTCGCGTGTCCATCTCATCCACCCCATCGATTTTCGATATGCTCAAGGCTAGCGGAGCATATCGATATTCGACAAGTTCATGGCTGCCGACGAGACCGGCCAAGCGGGCCGACAGGCCGAGGTGGCACGCACTGCCCCCGCGTGCGCATCCGCGATTGCGCACCTGAGCAGACCTTCGAGTCGACGCAGTCCGAACTCAATGTGGGCGGCGTGCACTCCGCCTTGCCACTCCCCGCTGCGCCGTGCCCTCCGCGTGCCCATAAGAGCGGACAACTACGGTCAACAGCGGTACAGCCAAGCCTTGCGACCCGCCATCACGGCGGTATCTCTGCAATTCGGGCGTGTGCCCGCGAAGCCTCCCGGGGCGACACCGTTCGGCTCGAAGGTGTCCGAGATCCGCAATTCTCCGATGCCGTAGAGCAAGGACGTCAGAGAACGCCGCTATGCGTGAAGGCCCGCCTCTCCCACCACACGGATGCCCGTCTCCTCCCCGGGACGGACCGCGAGCGGGCCCGCGACGCGGATGGCGACCGGGATGCCGTGGCCCTCGACCGCCACGGTGACCATGGCGTCGTGGCCGTAGTAGCAGACGTCGGTCACCGTGCCCCTGACCGCGCCCTCGCTGTCCACGTCGGTCAGCCGGAGCTGTTCCGGACGGAGCAGGACCGTGCCGGCGCGCACGCCGCCCGGCGGGGTGGCGAGGGGCACGGGGCCCAGGACGGTCCGGGCCGTGCCGTCGCTGTCGTTGTCGATGGTGCCGGGGAGCAGGACGGCGTCGCCGACGAAGTCGGCGATCCAGGGGTCGGCGGGGCGGCGGTAGAGGTCCTGTGGGGTGGCGCACTGGGCGACCCGGCCGTCCCGTACGACGGCGACGAGGTCAGCGGTGGACAGGGCCTCCTGCTGGTCGTGGGTGACGAGGACCGCCGTGGCGCCGGTCGTCCGCAGCGCGGCCCGTACGTCGGACCGCACTCCCGTCCGCAGCGCGCTGTCGAGGGCGTTGAACGGCTCGTCCAGAAGCACGAGTCGGGGGCGCGGGGCGAGCGCGCGGGCCAGCGCGACGCGCTGTTGCTGACCGCCGGACAGTTCGTGCGGCATGCGGTCGCCGTATCCGGCGAGGCCGACCAGTTCCAGCAACTCCTCTGTGCGGCGCCGCCGTTCGGCCCGGTCGAGGCCCTTCAGCCCGAAGGCGACGTTGCGGGCCACGCTCAGATGCGGGAAGAGGGCGCCCTCCTGGGGCACGATGCCGATACGGCGGCGCTCCGGCGGCAGATGGACGCCCGGCCCGGCAAGCACCCGGTCGCCGAGCCGGACCGTGCCCGCGTCGGCGCGCAGGAACCCGGCGACGATCCGCAGCATGGTGGTCTTGCCGCAGCCGGAGGGGCCGAGTACGGCGGCCAACGCGCCTGCCGGGACGGTGAGTTGCAGTTCCCGCAGGACCGGCTCTCCGGCCCCCGCTCCGGCTCCGTAGGACTTGGTGAGTCCTTCCACGTGCAGTTCGTTCATGTCCGGTGCCTGCCTAGGAGGTACGAGGGGACGGCGGCCAGCAGGATCAGCGC
Above is a window of Streptomyces sp. DT2A-34 DNA encoding:
- a CDS encoding BTAD domain-containing putative transcriptional regulator; its protein translation is MDLGPVKRQTVLAALLLRQGAVVGHDQLLDSVWGSEPPAGGRKVLPTHVNSLRRALDPEGTRPTESVIRSGKGWYRFVAEGVRLDTADLAERADEALHTLASGDLATATDQFAAAVELFRGEPLANLPGPFAQGERRRLLERRRVLRQERLKCLLLLRRFGDALDDFDGLSASDLYDESLVALRMRALYGVGRQAEALKAYEGMRRRLRDELGTSPREELRRVHEAVLRQDDTYLLPPPPPPPKPRESTSSAPAELPHDAAGFAGRTDELVRLHRLLPSEREPGRAGTVVISAIGGAAGIGKTALAVHWAHQVRDRFPDGQLYINLHGFDYDRSPLEPGEALELLLRSLGLAASEIPANHEAQGRVFRTLLAGRRMFVLLDNAASAEQVRPLLPGSATCCVVVTSRNRLGDLIARDGAHALRLDLLQPDEARALLSRALGADRVDADDMAVDELIRLCGSLPLALRVAAARLAGDPALRTADLVAEMTEGNRLEALEPDGDAGSPLRTAFSVSYRVLSPGARRLFRLLGLFPGAEFTVEAAAALLDVSLSRARRLLGALAAAHLIEAPTAGRYRFHDLLREYAQERAQVEEAVADREAALKRVLLRYLHTTRAVAGTWHFPELPDDLASGDQAGSLSATEAGRWLEAERANLLAVINHAAHYGPRPVAWHLVSALFGYFWLHLPRATWQALARTALDAAVAEGDLFGQAAMHHSLAVIQWDWGHVREAADHNTRELAISRELDWRTGKAGALGVGGFLEWSMARLDRAHEGLTAGLLITRETGNRYLEAFGLNGLGMVSRDLGRLREAADHLELVVRRNAGISWWDDSLALQILGWVYWELGRLSDGLRVLGPKVATDDRGGYRNGRAMMLDAVAKINVELGHHDKALAQTDRALAMVRDLGRPWIQAGILNTVAAAHRRLAHFDRSLDADTQALALAQKARFKRAEADSVLGLSLTHQQLGHHEEARSHAEQALCLAREYGFGVVEGQALTVLCRTAEAGSADAAAVALGREALAVHRETGHRLGEARTLMALARAHRKTDPAAAELMKRQARDIFSDVGVPETEYEDLDR
- a CDS encoding TetR/AcrR family transcriptional regulator; amino-acid sequence: MTTEVKLSPRERLLEAAATLTYRDGVSIGVEALCKAAGVSKRSMYQLFESKDELLAASLKERASAYVATLLPAADDGGRSPRERILHVFEQVESQAGAPEFRGCRYLAVQIELKDQSHPASRVAHQVKANLTAFFRAEAEQGGAGDPDLLARQLSLVFDGASARAGIQADNLTGLIAPTVTTLLDAAGVR
- a CDS encoding DUF2975 domain-containing protein, with protein sequence MDTRLTRALASVTSALAVLCGLAFIGTGATHMLDDGAVCVQTDFWRNASLADSLPVGAGVEVSSSATRLCQDSPSVGQRAADLGGELPWLLFGALALLLFSRLLKAVLLQGPFTEAVAQRLSVLGWFVAVGTPLAGLTAGWSRSWLVGSMAPIVGSGPAVSGPLVLVLAGLAAVIMGKIMREGVRMREDLEGTI
- a CDS encoding helix-turn-helix transcriptional regulator, with amino-acid sequence MSEEEPHAIRIHLDRLLAERGMTLTELAAQVGITVVNLSVLKNGRAKAIRFSTLSRICDVLRCQPGDLITHDPAEPGP
- a CDS encoding ABC transporter ATP-binding protein; translation: MNELHVEGLTKSYGAGAGAGEPVLRELQLTVPAGALAAVLGPSGCGKTTMLRIVAGFLRADAGTVRLGDRVLAGPGVHLPPERRRIGIVPQEGALFPHLSVARNVAFGLKGLDRAERRRRTEELLELVGLAGYGDRMPHELSGGQQQRVALARALAPRPRLVLLDEPFNALDSALRTGVRSDVRAALRTTGATAVLVTHDQQEALSTADLVAVVRDGRVAQCATPQDLYRRPADPWIADFVGDAVLLPGTIDNDSDGTARTVLGPVPLATPPGGVRAGTVLLRPEQLRLTDVDSEGAVRGTVTDVCYYGHDAMVTVAVEGHGIPVAIRVAGPLAVRPGEETGIRVVGEAGLHA